In one Halosolutus amylolyticus genomic region, the following are encoded:
- a CDS encoding CDGSH iron-sulfur domain-containing protein, which translates to MTRLVELDATGPRKLSPEDLDDEKGDVAVCQCGLSDSFPFCDGSHRRTADEDADETYVYENGERRVVDRVVTDDESE; encoded by the coding sequence ATGACCCGACTGGTCGAACTCGACGCGACCGGGCCGCGAAAACTCTCCCCCGAGGATCTCGACGACGAGAAGGGCGACGTCGCGGTCTGCCAGTGCGGACTCTCCGATTCGTTCCCGTTCTGTGACGGCAGCCACCGGCGGACGGCCGACGAGGACGCCGACGAAACGTACGTCTACGAGAACGGGGAGCGGCGGGTGGTCGATCGCGTCGTCACCGACGACGAGTCCGAATAA
- a CDS encoding cytochrome-ba3 oxidase subunit, whose protein sequence is MVLEDLTPRTALVVGLLALLPVTWYGLGSSLSAGVVSGINVLIIVTALYVAFRPVPDAHHGHEPTDAS, encoded by the coding sequence ATGGTACTCGAGGATCTCACCCCGCGGACCGCACTCGTCGTCGGCTTGCTGGCGCTCTTGCCGGTCACGTGGTACGGGCTCGGGAGCTCCCTCTCGGCGGGCGTCGTCTCCGGAATCAACGTCCTCATCATCGTCACCGCCCTCTACGTCGCGTTCAGACCCGTCCCCGACGCCCACCACGGTCACGAACCGACCGACGCGTCGTAA
- a CDS encoding signal peptidase complex subunit 2 — MSQVTEERDGVRTPEETREIGHDEYDPVGTLVLIGLYFLILVALWFFMYFVEFLGNDPTVVGTVMGVL; from the coding sequence ATGAGTCAGGTAACGGAAGAGAGAGACGGAGTACGAACTCCGGAAGAGACGCGGGAGATCGGCCACGACGAGTACGATCCGGTCGGGACGCTCGTTCTGATCGGGCTGTACTTCCTGATCCTGGTCGCCCTGTGGTTCTTCATGTACTTCGTCGAATTCCTCGGAAACGATCCGACGGTCGTCGGGACGGTGATGGGGGTACTATGA
- a CDS encoding cupredoxin domain-containing protein, whose product MNIHTYEKIWLVAALLLIVGFIATITYGSVGLGIAMIDDSEETIEPSELSEDERFSEPRVEQVGENEYEAYVVARTFIFQPDPIEIPAGSEVTFYVTSPDVIHGFSVVGTNVNTMVIPGEVSTMTAEFDEAGEYGIVCNEYCGSGHHNMEGQIVVVPEDEFDMTELSVEAPDEVEPGNETEFEVTVENGQLEDLETTVALEIGNETFEEDVTVGGDDSETVTFTVDTADLGEGDHDWTVTVDDYEETGTLTVVDPDAENGDGGDGDE is encoded by the coding sequence ATGAACATACACACGTACGAGAAAATCTGGCTGGTCGCAGCGCTGCTCCTGATCGTCGGGTTCATCGCGACGATCACCTACGGCTCGGTCGGGCTCGGCATCGCGATGATCGACGACAGCGAGGAGACGATCGAGCCGAGCGAACTCAGCGAGGACGAGCGCTTCAGCGAACCGCGCGTCGAGCAGGTCGGCGAGAACGAGTACGAGGCGTACGTCGTCGCCCGGACGTTCATCTTCCAGCCCGACCCGATCGAGATCCCGGCCGGAAGCGAGGTGACGTTCTACGTGACGAGTCCGGACGTGATCCACGGCTTCAGCGTCGTCGGGACGAACGTCAACACGATGGTCATTCCCGGCGAGGTGTCGACGATGACGGCCGAGTTCGACGAGGCCGGAGAGTACGGGATCGTCTGCAACGAGTACTGCGGCTCCGGTCACCACAACATGGAGGGCCAGATCGTCGTCGTCCCCGAGGACGAGTTCGACATGACCGAACTGTCGGTCGAGGCTCCCGACGAGGTCGAACCCGGCAACGAAACCGAGTTCGAGGTCACGGTCGAGAACGGGCAACTCGAGGACCTCGAGACGACGGTCGCGCTCGAGATCGGCAACGAGACGTTCGAGGAGGACGTGACGGTCGGCGGCGACGACAGCGAGACGGTGACGTTCACGGTCGATACTGCCGATCTCGGCGAGGGCGACCACGACTGGACGGTCACCGTCGACGACTACGAGGAGACCGGGACCCTGACCGTGGTCGACCCGGACGCCGAGAACGGTGACGGAGGTGACGGCGATGAGTAA
- a CDS encoding sulfite exporter TauE/SafE family protein: MTGYEAIVFETLVATHDHATTGTAEHADLLVFLLVGLLAGAHCLGMCGPLVTTYADRMGKAKPDGGRTGRTHEDTLTLFEVRQHGLFNIGRAASYAALGGLFGLLGGLAFTSADTVAAVGDTVRGTMGILVGVAIIASGLYYLRGQAGVPHGLPVVGTVFGWLSGLLASRVDRLAGSPGIVGLGAVHGLLPCPIIYPAYLYAFALGDPLRGALSLAVLGIGTIPTLFLYGTVLTSIGTANRVRLHRGLGAAFLLLGYLPLQHGLMLYGIHLPHPPVPFYQPL; this comes from the coding sequence ATGACCGGGTACGAGGCGATCGTTTTCGAGACGCTCGTTGCGACGCACGATCACGCGACGACGGGAACCGCCGAACACGCCGACCTGCTGGTGTTCCTGCTCGTCGGCCTCCTCGCAGGGGCGCACTGTCTGGGCATGTGCGGGCCGCTCGTGACGACCTACGCCGATCGGATGGGCAAAGCCAAGCCCGACGGCGGCCGGACCGGGAGAACGCACGAGGACACGCTGACGCTGTTCGAGGTCCGTCAGCACGGCCTCTTCAACATCGGCCGGGCGGCGAGTTACGCGGCCCTGGGCGGGCTGTTCGGCCTGCTCGGCGGGCTGGCGTTTACATCCGCCGACACCGTCGCGGCCGTCGGCGACACCGTCCGGGGGACGATGGGCATCCTCGTCGGGGTCGCGATCATCGCCAGCGGCCTCTACTACCTGCGGGGCCAGGCCGGCGTCCCGCACGGTCTGCCCGTCGTCGGCACCGTCTTCGGGTGGCTCTCGGGCCTGCTCGCGAGCCGGGTCGATCGACTCGCCGGGTCGCCCGGTATCGTCGGCCTCGGCGCGGTCCACGGCCTGTTGCCGTGTCCGATCATCTACCCCGCGTACCTCTACGCGTTCGCGCTCGGCGATCCGCTCCGGGGGGCGCTCTCGCTGGCCGTCCTCGGGATCGGCACGATCCCGACGCTGTTCCTGTACGGCACGGTCCTGACCTCGATCGGGACGGCAAACCGGGTTCGGCTCCACCGGGGACTCGGCGCGGCCTTCCTCCTGCTGGGCTACCTCCCGCTCCAGCACGGACTGATGCTGTACGGCATCCACCTCCCGCACCCGCCAGTGCCGTTCTACCAGCCGCTGTAA
- a CDS encoding heavy metal translocating P-type ATPase → MSYSNDRLDGDALADGTDAQSGDAAADSEAAADECTLCSFPTPADPYTAPDVDGAFCCRGCLEVQRTLGAVDDVSADAVRDRVDDESPDLDDLEGEDAFLAVDGMHCATCEAFLETRATNAEGVQGAAASYATDTVRVTYDPDEIDPADLPDVVSGYGYDAHDRTESRDEEPRDAALVKFLVGGGMFGMMVMIWYALFLYPTYFGYEPIADFGSYDGYYVAANIWLMTSFVLFYTGYPILRGAYVSLRAGMPNMDLLIAVAAVGSYAYSTLAMGLGRTDLYFDVSVAIILAVTAGNYYEDRIKRKATGLLSDLTEQQVDEARLANGETVPRSEIDPGDRLLVRPGERIPLDGELVEGTAAIDESLVTGESLPVEKEPGDAVRGGTVVTDAPVVVRVGEDAESTLDHLVSLLWSIQSARPGVQRLADKLATIFVPLVLAIATGVAVFLLATGSAPSTALLVGLTVVIVSCPCALGLATPLAIASGVQSAAKRRIVVAAESIFEDATDVDVVVLDKTGTLTTGSMTVADVRIDPDAGVDRDTLLARAGAVEALSEHPIGAAIAEAAGTAAEGDDEDESGDGAVDGNEAVADRPASAAVDTFERDSRGVSAIVEDGTGASEGDRVVVGHPDYLRERGHVVPESLDPAIERARSSGDVPVVVGWDGRARGVIVVGDAPREAWREAVETLSAGREIVVLTGDEGAAADRFRDVDAVDEVFAGVPPEAKAETVRRLRSRGTVAMVGDGSNDAPALAAADVGIAMGSGTKLATEAADAVIVGDDLGAVAETFSIAAGTHRRIRQNLAWAFAYNAIAIPLAITGLLNPLFAAVAMAGSSVIVVVNSSRSI, encoded by the coding sequence ATGAGCTACTCGAACGATCGACTCGACGGTGACGCACTCGCCGACGGAACCGATGCGCAGAGTGGCGACGCCGCCGCCGACTCCGAGGCGGCCGCCGACGAGTGTACCCTCTGTTCGTTCCCGACGCCGGCCGACCCCTACACCGCGCCGGATGTCGACGGCGCGTTCTGCTGTCGGGGCTGTCTCGAGGTCCAGCGCACGCTCGGCGCGGTCGACGACGTCTCGGCCGACGCCGTCCGCGATCGGGTCGACGACGAGTCGCCCGACCTGGACGACCTCGAGGGGGAAGACGCCTTCCTCGCCGTCGACGGCATGCACTGTGCGACCTGCGAGGCGTTTCTCGAGACCCGGGCGACGAACGCCGAGGGCGTCCAGGGTGCGGCGGCGAGTTACGCCACGGACACGGTTCGGGTGACGTACGACCCGGACGAGATCGACCCCGCGGACCTCCCTGACGTCGTCTCCGGCTACGGCTACGACGCCCACGATCGGACTGAAAGCCGCGACGAAGAGCCTCGCGACGCCGCGCTCGTGAAGTTCCTCGTGGGCGGCGGGATGTTCGGGATGATGGTGATGATCTGGTACGCGCTCTTCCTGTACCCGACCTACTTCGGCTACGAGCCGATCGCCGACTTCGGGAGCTACGACGGCTACTACGTTGCGGCGAACATCTGGCTCATGACGTCGTTCGTCCTCTTCTACACCGGCTACCCGATCCTCCGGGGCGCGTACGTGAGCCTCCGGGCCGGCATGCCGAACATGGACCTGCTGATCGCCGTCGCCGCCGTCGGCTCCTACGCCTATAGCACGCTCGCGATGGGCCTCGGCCGGACGGACCTGTACTTCGACGTCAGCGTCGCGATCATCCTCGCGGTCACCGCCGGCAACTACTACGAGGATCGCATCAAGCGAAAGGCGACGGGACTTCTCTCTGACCTGACCGAACAGCAGGTCGACGAGGCGCGCCTGGCGAACGGCGAGACCGTCCCGCGCTCGGAGATCGACCCCGGCGATCGGCTCCTCGTCCGGCCCGGCGAACGGATCCCGCTCGACGGCGAACTCGTCGAGGGGACGGCGGCGATCGACGAATCGCTCGTCACCGGCGAGTCACTGCCCGTCGAGAAGGAACCCGGCGACGCGGTCAGGGGTGGAACCGTCGTCACCGACGCCCCGGTCGTCGTCCGAGTCGGCGAGGACGCCGAGAGCACGCTCGATCACCTCGTCTCCCTGCTGTGGTCGATCCAGAGCGCCCGCCCCGGCGTCCAGCGGCTCGCGGACAAACTCGCGACGATCTTCGTCCCGCTCGTGCTCGCCATCGCGACGGGCGTGGCCGTATTCTTGCTCGCCACCGGGTCGGCGCCCTCGACCGCGCTGCTCGTCGGCCTCACCGTCGTCATTGTCTCCTGTCCGTGCGCGCTCGGACTCGCGACCCCGCTCGCGATCGCCTCAGGCGTCCAGTCGGCCGCGAAGCGCCGGATCGTCGTCGCCGCGGAGTCGATCTTCGAGGACGCCACCGACGTCGACGTCGTCGTCCTCGACAAGACGGGCACGCTCACGACCGGGTCGATGACCGTCGCGGACGTCCGCATCGACCCCGACGCGGGCGTCGATCGCGACACCCTTCTCGCCCGCGCCGGGGCGGTCGAGGCCCTCTCCGAGCACCCGATCGGGGCCGCGATCGCCGAGGCGGCCGGAACGGCGGCGGAGGGGGACGACGAGGACGAGAGCGGCGACGGAGCCGTAGACGGCAACGAAGCCGTCGCCGATCGGCCGGCGAGCGCGGCCGTCGACACGTTCGAGCGCGACAGCCGCGGGGTCAGCGCGATCGTCGAAGACGGGACCGGGGCCAGCGAGGGAGACCGCGTCGTCGTCGGCCATCCCGACTACCTCCGGGAGCGGGGCCACGTCGTCCCGGAATCGCTCGACCCCGCGATCGAACGCGCGCGATCGAGCGGCGACGTGCCGGTCGTCGTCGGCTGGGACGGGCGCGCCCGCGGCGTGATCGTCGTCGGCGACGCACCCCGCGAGGCGTGGCGCGAGGCCGTCGAGACGCTCTCGGCGGGCCGGGAGATCGTCGTCCTCACGGGCGACGAGGGCGCGGCGGCCGATCGGTTCCGGGACGTCGACGCGGTCGACGAGGTCTTCGCCGGCGTTCCACCGGAAGCGAAGGCGGAGACGGTCCGGCGACTCCGCTCGAGGGGAACCGTCGCGATGGTCGGCGACGGGAGCAACGACGCGCCCGCGCTCGCGGCGGCGGACGTCGGCATCGCGATGGGAAGCGGGACGAAACTCGCGACCGAGGCCGCGGACGCGGTAATCGTCGGCGACGACCTCGGGGCCGTCGCGGAGACGTTCTCGATCGCGGCCGGCACGCACCGCCGGATTCGACAGAACCTCGCGTGGGCGTTCGCCTACAACGCGATCGCGATTCCGCTGGCGATCACGGGCCTGCTGAACCCGCTGTTCGCCGCCGTCGCGATGGCGGGCAGCAGCGTGATCGTCGTGGTGAACTCCTCGCGATCGATCTGA
- a CDS encoding DUF7521 family protein — translation MSLHGSELTMAVALAVVKTLVLLVGGAITFFAYKAYRRTGQQALGFLAAGFGLVTLGFVLAGVVYELLNISLYLGILFESLLMLAGFLVIAYSLYVS, via the coding sequence ATGAGCCTGCACGGCAGCGAACTGACGATGGCGGTCGCCCTCGCGGTCGTCAAGACGCTCGTGTTGCTCGTCGGCGGCGCCATCACGTTCTTCGCGTACAAGGCCTACCGCCGGACGGGACAGCAGGCGCTCGGGTTTCTCGCTGCCGGATTCGGGCTCGTCACCCTGGGGTTCGTCCTCGCCGGCGTGGTGTACGAACTGCTGAACATCTCGCTGTACCTCGGGATCCTGTTCGAGAGTCTCCTGATGCTCGCCGGCTTCCTGGTGATCGCGTACTCGCTGTACGTGAGTTGA
- a CDS encoding Eco57I restriction-modification methylase domain-containing protein, which produces MGSDGRDIPDALPSRLDTTPASGDRGRAAADSDRDGAAYGDGLLEAAGYLTEPCERETTYAAGHSVRYTASVDGPVRLGYFEAPLTALPRETPARIARGVARRTRLQYCWFFDPATDRVRVIRTAGRPAQFEYDPAADPPSRRDRLDRAAEDVAALFDRSDVVDRVAGDLHVERTRLARALTIDDATERERRLAAQRLLDRLLYCYVLVAGGVVVPVDDDGAPAPEGPGPVLRTIVRERDDVPAALRAIVETLHAPDREHLQVTESCRLRVPFLGRDDGRSAGRGPGAGESTVRVDGFDWDGLLDRLEPYDWRLSDGPWAAGHVSLPEPDRPVTGTVTPAVLGDCGERFAGRGRDADRPNESDAARAGTQTDGTDELGAYYTDDRIADFVARRACWGALRVAIDEDLAAGTAPETLESTPLYRPTHDRRPEIEAAQRDGFDALYEVHGDDEDVLAYVDARLRDLTVCDPAVGSGSFVLAAANVLFEWRSMCRPAADAATLRREIVADTVFGVDLRGDVAARCRRRLRCWVLAATPLADRSTPPPLSTREIGIRSGNSLLGITDPGAVTEPVPDGDTETAPDGEGPSRRTLAERYDAVRAELDERYAESRRDPETGSPLRFEDHVDTARAAWDSLRTGTAATTTLCVEVPAGIPGDLDAALNAVGFTTYTYRARLERPFAEPELEPDDIVDLFALLDDRVGDRDAWSIVVEREYAGVDFAPDGLDACHWPLEFPAVFESSGFDVVVSNPPYGAELEPEAEPLVKHSGAYACQGASDTCEWFVERMLELAGENGTVAAVVPKSLAFYGSWSDVRERLLAETTLEHVLDVGLGFAGVTLETIALVATRADGDVAERDRADRGRSIGPTIHRSRDPRQPTANEPISLGRVPRRYVTETGTIVFRPITDDQRAVLDRILAADRRLGEVMTSEETTRQLYVPDDEKATLETGSDPYVEKVPWVGPYHLQRLRYADLSEYADAIERYAVPRVMLKVLRGSRLRAWLDPIGALVGTEKLVNVPLTDREGREIAFVYAACNHPLASFCLQKTIFSETTETARVLDGQYSCPIPIPDPGRETEAAVARLAWALTLARQLAVDRERGAIDATAGGAAQRFEAVPVDGDDRDQALDDVADDLERALEALVAACYLDREDLRDRWTSALDRRGPDTSMVETLFDAFYVERYAKRKGRLDDRWPAIRDVLGETVAVTDDWAVDRIDESHELAVVRDVLE; this is translated from the coding sequence ATGGGTTCCGACGGGCGAGACATCCCTGACGCGCTGCCGTCGCGGCTCGACACGACGCCGGCGAGCGGTGATCGAGGGAGGGCAGCCGCCGACTCGGACCGGGACGGGGCCGCGTACGGGGACGGGCTCCTCGAGGCTGCCGGCTACCTCACAGAGCCGTGCGAACGGGAGACGACGTACGCCGCGGGCCACAGCGTCAGGTACACCGCGAGCGTCGACGGCCCAGTTCGTCTCGGCTACTTCGAGGCCCCGCTGACCGCACTCCCGCGGGAGACGCCCGCCCGTATCGCGCGGGGCGTGGCTCGCCGAACGCGGCTCCAGTACTGCTGGTTTTTCGACCCGGCGACCGATCGCGTCCGGGTGATTCGGACCGCCGGGCGTCCCGCCCAGTTCGAGTACGATCCGGCGGCCGACCCGCCGTCCCGACGGGACCGACTCGACCGCGCCGCGGAGGACGTCGCCGCGCTGTTCGATCGAAGCGACGTCGTCGATCGAGTCGCCGGCGATCTCCACGTGGAACGAACACGACTCGCGCGGGCGCTGACGATCGACGACGCCACGGAACGGGAACGGCGGCTCGCGGCCCAGCGCCTGCTCGATCGACTGCTGTACTGTTACGTTCTCGTGGCTGGCGGCGTCGTCGTGCCGGTCGACGACGACGGCGCTCCCGCCCCGGAGGGACCGGGCCCGGTCCTGCGAACGATCGTCCGCGAGCGCGACGACGTCCCGGCGGCCCTGCGGGCGATCGTCGAGACGCTTCACGCCCCCGATCGGGAGCACCTGCAGGTAACCGAGTCGTGTCGGCTCCGCGTGCCGTTTCTCGGCCGCGACGACGGCCGATCGGCGGGCCGTGGACCCGGCGCCGGCGAGTCGACCGTCCGCGTCGACGGCTTCGACTGGGACGGCCTGCTCGATCGCCTCGAACCCTACGACTGGCGACTGAGCGACGGCCCCTGGGCCGCCGGCCACGTGTCCCTCCCCGAACCCGATCGGCCCGTAACGGGGACGGTCACGCCCGCGGTGCTCGGCGACTGCGGCGAGCGATTCGCCGGCCGGGGTCGCGACGCCGATCGGCCGAACGAGTCCGACGCGGCCCGCGCGGGAACCCAAACCGATGGAACCGACGAACTGGGCGCGTACTACACCGACGATCGGATCGCCGACTTCGTGGCGCGACGCGCCTGCTGGGGGGCGCTCCGGGTGGCGATCGACGAGGACCTCGCGGCGGGGACGGCACCGGAGACCCTCGAGTCGACGCCGCTGTACCGGCCGACGCACGATCGGCGGCCGGAGATCGAGGCCGCACAGCGGGACGGGTTCGACGCCCTCTACGAGGTCCACGGGGACGACGAGGACGTCCTCGCCTACGTGGACGCGAGGCTCCGCGACCTGACGGTCTGTGATCCGGCCGTCGGTAGCGGCTCGTTCGTCCTCGCCGCCGCGAACGTCCTCTTCGAGTGGCGATCGATGTGTCGCCCGGCCGCTGACGCGGCCACGCTCCGGCGCGAGATCGTCGCCGACACCGTCTTCGGCGTCGACCTGCGCGGCGACGTCGCGGCCCGCTGCAGGCGCCGACTCCGGTGCTGGGTGCTCGCCGCGACGCCGCTCGCGGACCGATCGACGCCTCCGCCGCTGTCGACGCGCGAGATCGGGATTCGATCCGGGAACAGCCTGCTCGGGATCACCGATCCCGGGGCCGTCACTGAACCGGTGCCCGACGGAGACACCGAAACGGCGCCCGACGGGGAGGGGCCGAGTCGCCGGACGCTGGCGGAGCGATACGACGCAGTGCGGGCCGAACTGGACGAACGGTACGCAGAGTCCCGGCGCGACCCGGAGACGGGATCGCCGCTGCGGTTCGAGGATCACGTCGACACCGCCCGTGCGGCATGGGATAGTCTCCGGACCGGGACGGCCGCCACGACGACCCTCTGCGTCGAGGTCCCCGCGGGGATTCCGGGCGACCTCGACGCGGCCCTGAACGCGGTCGGGTTCACGACCTACACGTACCGGGCGCGTCTCGAACGGCCGTTCGCGGAGCCGGAACTCGAACCGGACGACATCGTCGACCTGTTCGCCCTCCTGGACGATCGGGTCGGCGATCGGGACGCGTGGTCGATCGTCGTCGAACGCGAGTACGCGGGCGTGGATTTCGCCCCGGACGGGCTCGACGCCTGCCACTGGCCCCTGGAGTTCCCCGCGGTCTTCGAGTCCAGCGGTTTCGACGTCGTCGTCTCCAATCCGCCGTACGGTGCCGAACTCGAGCCCGAAGCCGAGCCGCTGGTGAAGCACAGCGGAGCCTACGCGTGCCAGGGGGCGAGCGACACGTGCGAGTGGTTCGTCGAACGGATGCTCGAACTCGCGGGCGAGAACGGGACCGTCGCGGCCGTCGTCCCCAAGAGCCTCGCGTTCTACGGGTCCTGGAGCGACGTCCGCGAACGGCTCCTCGCGGAGACGACGCTCGAGCACGTCCTCGACGTCGGACTCGGGTTCGCCGGCGTGACCCTCGAGACGATCGCGCTCGTCGCGACTCGTGCCGACGGCGACGTCGCGGAGCGCGATCGCGCCGATCGCGGGCGATCGATCGGGCCGACGATCCACCGGAGCCGTGATCCTCGTCAGCCGACGGCGAACGAGCCGATCTCCCTCGGCCGGGTCCCGCGGCGGTACGTGACGGAGACGGGGACGATCGTCTTCCGGCCGATCACCGACGACCAGCGCGCGGTGCTCGATCGAATCCTCGCCGCCGATCGACGACTTGGCGAGGTGATGACGAGCGAGGAAACGACGCGCCAGCTATACGTCCCGGACGACGAAAAGGCGACCCTGGAGACGGGTTCCGACCCCTACGTCGAGAAGGTCCCGTGGGTCGGGCCGTACCACCTGCAGAGGCTGCGATACGCGGACCTGAGCGAGTACGCGGACGCGATCGAGCGCTACGCCGTCCCGCGGGTGATGCTGAAGGTACTGCGGGGGTCGCGCCTCCGGGCGTGGCTCGACCCGATCGGCGCGCTCGTGGGGACGGAAAAGCTGGTGAACGTCCCGCTGACCGATCGAGAGGGGCGCGAGATCGCGTTCGTCTACGCCGCCTGTAATCACCCGCTCGCATCGTTCTGCCTCCAGAAGACGATCTTCTCGGAGACGACCGAGACCGCCAGGGTGCTCGACGGCCAGTACTCGTGCCCGATCCCGATCCCCGATCCCGGCCGCGAGACCGAGGCCGCGGTCGCCCGCCTCGCCTGGGCGCTGACGCTCGCGCGGCAACTGGCGGTCGATCGGGAGCGTGGCGCGATCGACGCGACCGCCGGTGGAGCCGCACAGCGCTTCGAGGCCGTTCCCGTCGACGGAGACGATCGGGACCAGGCTCTCGACGACGTGGCCGACGACCTCGAACGGGCGCTGGAGGCGCTCGTCGCCGCGTGTTACCTCGATCGCGAGGACCTCCGCGATCGCTGGACGAGCGCCCTCGATCGGCGCGGACCCGACACGTCGATGGTCGAGACGCTGTTCGACGCCTTCTACGTCGAACGGTACGCGAAGCGGAAGGGACGCCTCGACGATCGCTGGCCCGCGATCCGGGACGTGCTCGGAGAGACCGTGGCCGTCACCGACGACTGGGCCGTCGACCGGATCGACGAGAGCCACGAACTGGCCGTCGTCAGGGACGTCCTCGAGTGA
- a CDS encoding b(o/a)3-type cytochrome-c oxidase subunit 1: MSNAYIDDFPAEAKIIRATFYSSFLALALGGLFGLIQTLHRTDVFRFIDSADYYTVLTAHGVFLVISFTIFFLVGIFTWAVTTSLDRGLEDLRFTWGWYSLMAIGITLSGVAILAGFTDAIDMSASVLFTFYAPLQGHPIFYLGLVLFVVGSWLAGVDWFRSWWAWKQENPDERIPLPTFMVLTTMIMWYLATLGVAAAILLFLLPWSLGLIETVNPLLTRTLFWFFGHPVVYFWLMPAYMMWYIMLPKFSGGKLFSDPLARVVFVLFLVLSVPTGIHHQYLDPGIAEGFKFIAMTNTMFLLLPSLLTAFTVVASMEHGARQRGGEGYLGWLKALPWRDPVFTGMALAGLMFAAAGFSGMINAGMNINYLIHNTFWVVGHFHLTVGTAVALTFMAVTYWFLPQVTGKELWNRSVALAQVVIWFLGMTFMSNAMHRAGLLSVPRRTAEPQYEGVTFDAAVGSIGELDAQIALGGTLLFLSLVLFFANVIGTALNGRSDDLPANEYAGTLSGPEDSPQVLDNLKLWTAIAIVLVIFAYSFPLLSIIERGGLFGPDINPFPASVESVTLFAAAIEHAATAAIASAGDLAHSTLAGVIR, from the coding sequence ATGAGTAACGCGTACATCGACGACTTCCCAGCGGAAGCGAAGATAATCAGGGCGACGTTCTACAGTTCGTTCCTCGCGCTGGCACTCGGGGGGCTGTTCGGTCTCATCCAGACGCTCCATCGGACCGACGTCTTCCGGTTTATCGACTCGGCGGACTACTACACCGTCCTCACGGCCCACGGCGTCTTCCTCGTGATCTCGTTTACGATCTTCTTCCTCGTCGGGATCTTCACCTGGGCGGTGACGACCAGCCTCGATCGGGGCCTCGAAGATCTCCGATTTACCTGGGGCTGGTACTCGCTGATGGCGATCGGGATAACGCTGTCCGGGGTTGCGATCCTGGCCGGCTTCACCGACGCGATCGACATGAGCGCGTCGGTCCTGTTCACGTTCTACGCGCCGTTGCAGGGCCACCCGATCTTCTACCTCGGCCTCGTGCTGTTCGTCGTCGGGTCGTGGCTCGCAGGCGTCGACTGGTTCCGCTCGTGGTGGGCCTGGAAACAGGAGAACCCCGACGAGCGGATCCCGCTGCCGACGTTCATGGTGCTGACGACGATGATCATGTGGTATCTCGCCACGCTGGGCGTCGCCGCGGCGATCCTGCTGTTCCTGCTCCCGTGGTCGCTCGGCCTGATCGAGACCGTCAACCCGCTGCTGACGCGGACGCTGTTCTGGTTCTTCGGCCACCCGGTCGTCTACTTCTGGCTGATGCCGGCGTACATGATGTGGTACATCATGCTGCCGAAGTTCTCGGGCGGCAAGCTGTTCAGCGACCCGCTGGCCCGCGTCGTGTTCGTGCTGTTCCTGGTGCTGTCGGTACCGACGGGCATCCACCACCAGTACCTCGACCCGGGGATCGCTGAAGGGTTCAAGTTCATCGCGATGACGAACACGATGTTCCTCCTCCTGCCGAGCCTGCTGACGGCGTTCACCGTCGTCGCCAGTATGGAACACGGTGCCCGCCAGCGCGGCGGCGAGGGCTATCTCGGCTGGCTGAAAGCGCTCCCGTGGCGCGATCCCGTCTTCACCGGAATGGCGCTGGCTGGCCTCATGTTCGCCGCTGCCGGCTTCTCCGGGATGATCAACGCCGGGATGAACATCAACTACCTCATCCACAACACGTTCTGGGTCGTCGGCCACTTCCACCTCACCGTCGGCACCGCGGTCGCGCTGACGTTCATGGCCGTCACGTACTGGTTCCTCCCGCAGGTGACCGGGAAGGAACTGTGGAACCGATCGGTTGCCCTCGCACAGGTCGTGATCTGGTTCCTCGGGATGACGTTCATGTCCAACGCGATGCACCGGGCCGGCCTGCTCAGCGTGCCGCGCCGGACCGCCGAACCCCAGTACGAGGGCGTCACGTTCGACGCCGCCGTCGGGAGCATCGGCGAACTCGACGCCCAGATCGCGCTCGGCGGAACCCTGCTGTTCCTCTCGCTCGTGCTGTTCTTCGCGAACGTGATCGGCACGGCGCTCAACGGCCGGAGCGACGACCTCCCGGCGAACGAGTACGCCGGCACGCTCTCCGGCCCCGAGGACTCGCCGCAGGTGCTCGACAACCTCAAACTCTGGACCGCGATCGCGATCGTGCTCGTGATCTTCGCGTACTCGTTCCCGCTGCTGAGCATCATCGAGCGCGGTGGGCTGTTCGGTCCCGACATCAATCCGTTCCCGGCCAGCGTCGAGTCGGTGACGCTGTTCGCGGCGGCGATCGAACACGCGGCCACGGCCGCGATCGCATCGGCAGGTGATCTCGCACACTCGACCCTCGCCGGGGTGATCCGATAG